Genomic window (Paenibacillus sp.):
AAGTGACCGCGACATGCGTGCGCATTCCGGTGCTGTACGGCCACTCGGAATCGGTGTACGTAGAGTTGAAGAGCGAATACGACCTCGAGGAAGCGCGCTCGCTGCTCGCGTCCGCGCCGGGCGTCGTGCTGCAGGACGATCCGTCCCAGCAGCTGTACCCGCTGGCGACGACGGCGGCGGGCCGTCCCGAAGTGTTCGTCGGCCGCGTTCGCCGCGACCTGAACGAGCCGAAGGCGCTCAATATGTGGATCGTATCCGACAATCTGCTGAAGGGCGCGGCATGGAACGCGGTGCAAATCGCGGAAATCGTCGCGGGCCGCAACAACGGTTAAACCCGAAGCTTATCGCTTTGCGCAGGACGGCGTGCCCATCTCGGTTATGAAAAGGGAGGTACAGCGATGCGCATTTTGGTACAAAAGTTCGGAGGCACATCCCTTTCGACCCCTGAAGCAAGAGAACACGCCATTAAACATATCGAACGCGCGCTCGCCGAGCAATACGCGCTCGTCGTCGTCGTCTCCGCGATGGGACGGCGGGGCGAGCCGTACGCGACCGATTCGCTGCTCGGTCTGATCGACGCGAACGGCGGCGTGTTGGGCGCGCGGGAACGCGACTTGCTCATGGCCTGCGGCGAAACGATATCGGCCGCGACGCTGTGCGCGATGCTGCAGTCCCGCGGACTCGAGGCGACGGCGCTGACCGGCGCGCAAGCCGGCATCGCGACGACCGAGGAGTTCGGCAACGCCCGCATCTCCGACATTCGGACCGACAGGCTGCTGTCGATTCTGAAGGAAGGCAAAATCGCGGTCGTGACCGGCTTCCAAGGCGCGGCGCCGAACGGAGACGTTACGACGCTCGGGCGCGGCGGCAGCGACACGTCCGCGACGGCGCTCGGCGCCGCGCTCCGGGCCGAATTCGTCGACATCTTCACCGACGTCGAGGGCGTGCTGACGGCCGATCCGCGCATCGTCGGAGATGCGAAGCCGCTCGACCGCGTCAGCTACATCGAAATCTGCAACATGGCGCATAACGGCGCCAAGGTCATCCACCCCCGCGCCGTCGAGATCGCGATGGAGGCGGACATTCCCGTACGCATCCGCTCGACGTTCTCCGACCATCCCGGCACGCTCGTCGCCGGACAATCGGTGCTGCGCGGCGTCGGGCCGGTCAGGGATCGCTTGATCACCGGCATCGCCCATTCGACGAACGTATCCCAAATTCAGGTGTTCGCCGAGGAAGGCCGATACGACCTGCAGCTTCGCGTCTTCAAGACGATGGCCGACAACGGCATCAGCGTCGACCTGATCAACGTTACGCCTTCCGGCGTCGCTTATACGGTGAACGCGGCCGAGGCGGATTGGGCGGTCGAACTGCTAGGAGCGCTTGGCCTCGCGCCGAAGGTCGTCAAGGACTGCACGAAGGTGTCCGTGATCGGAGGCGGCATGAACGGGGTTCCGGGCGTCATGGCGAAGATCGTCGAAGCGCTGACGGAGCAGGACGTCGGCATTTTGCAGTCGGCCGACTCCAACGCGACGATCTGGGTGCTCGTCCGAGCGGCGGACACGGTGAAAGCCGTGAACGCGCTGCACCGGAAATTTCAGCTGCACGAGCCGATTTCGAATTGACAAGGGCCTTATATCGTACGTAAGATAGGGAACAATGGATGCGTCGGCGGTCCGCTAGGGACGGACGCGGGGAGGAACGGACAAGTGGATTTCGGAAGATTGCTTACGGCGATGGTCACGCCGTTCGACGACCAATTGCAAATCGATTGGGAACGCACGGCGCGCCTTATCGACTATTTGATCGATACGCAGCGCTCCGACGGTCTCGTCATCGCCGGAACGACGGGGGAATCCCCGACGCTCTCCGACGAGGAGAAGCTGGAGCTTTTCCGCTTCGCCGTCAAACAGGCGAACGGCCGGGCGAAAATCATCGCGGGCACCGGATCGAACGATACGGCGCACTCGATCCATCTTTCCAAAGAAGCCGAAAACATCGGCGTCGACGGCATTATGCTCGTCTCGCCGTATTATAGCCGAACGTCTCAGGATGGGCTGCTCGCGCATTTCCGGGCGGTCGCGGCGGAAGTGTCGCTGCCGATCATGATTTACAACATTCCGTCGCGCACGGGCGTCAACATCGAAGCGAAGACGATGCTCGCGCTGGCGGAGACGCCGAATATCGTCGCGGTCAAGGAGTCTAGCGGCGATCTCGACCAAATGTCCGCCATCTTGGCGGGCGCGCCGTCCGGCTTCTACCTATACAGCGGCGACGACAGCTTGACGCTGCCGGTGCTCGGCATCGGCGGACACGGCATCGTCAGCGTGACGAGCCATCTCGTCGGCCGCCAAATGAAGGACATGATCGACGCTTACGTCGAAGGCCGTCCGGCGGACGCGGCGAAGCTGCACCTGCAGCTGTCCCCGATGTTCAAAGGCATGTTCATCGGCCCGAAGACGCGCATGGTCAACCCCGTGCCGGTCAAATACGCGCTGAAGCGCAAAGGCATCGACTGCGGCGGCGTCCGCCTGCCGCTCGTCGAAGCGACGCTTGAAGAGGCAGCGTTCATCGACGCGTTGGTCGACGCATACGAATAACGGCGAATTCGAGCCCGTTTGCGTTTTTTCCCTTGCAGGGGAAAGACGCGGACGGGCATCGTTTTGTTTCCGGTGGACATTCTATGAAGTAACGGCGGCCCCCCGCGACTTGTATTTCCTGTTTTTGTTCATGTATAATGGTCGTTAAGTGTGACTGGTGCGTTTTTTTTGATTTACCCTGACTTTTGCTCGGCATGGTTTGTTTTCATATAGAATCGTCGCCAAACCCAATTAAGGAGGTAACCTTGTTGTCCAAGAAAAACATAGACAAAGTAACCATTTTCGCTCTGGGCGGCGTGGGCGAAATCGGTAAAAATATGTACGTTGTGCAGTATGCCAACGATATTATCGTCATCGATGCCGGCCTGAAGTTCCCGGAGGAGGACATGCTCGGGATCGATGTCGTCATTCCGGACATTTCGTATTTGACGGAGAATCGGGATAAAGTTCGAGCGATCCTCGTGACGCACGGCCATGAGGACCATATCGGCGGATTGCCTTACGTGCTCAAGCATTTGAACGTCCCCGTGTACGGCACGAAGCTGACGCTCGGCTTGATCGAGGCGAAGCTGAAGGAAGCGAATTTGCTCGGCGAGACGAAGCGCATGCTGATCAACGCCGACAGCATCGTCCGCTTCGGCCAAATTACGGCGTCGTTCTTCCGGACGAATCACAGCATCCCGGATTCGGTCGGGATCGCGCTGGAGACGCCGGAGGGCGTCGTCGTCCATACGGGCGACTTCAAATTCGACTTTACGCCGGTAAATAATCAATACGCCGACCTGCATCGGATGGCGGAAATCGGAAGCAAAGGCGTCCTGTGCCTGCTCTCCGAGAGCACGAACGCGGAGCGTTCCGGCTTTACGCCTTCGGAGAAGACGGTCGGGGACGAGCTCGTCGAAGTGTTCCGGCGCGCGAAGCAGCGCGTCGTCGTCGCGACGTTCGCGTCCAACATTCACCGCCTGCAGCAGGTGTTCGAGGCCGCGATGCTCACGAATCGGAAAGTGACCGTGATCGGCCGCAGCATGGTGAACGTCGTGGCGATCGCGCATGAGCTCGGCTACCTCGACATCCCGGACGGCATGCTGATCGAGCCGGAGGAAGTCAACAAACTGCCGGCGGACGAAGTCGTCATTTTGTCGACGGGCAGCCAGGGCGAACCGATGTCGGCGCTGACGCGGATGGCGCGGTCCAACCATAAGAAGCTCGACATTCTTCCGGGAGACACGGTTATTATCGCGGCGACGCCGATTCCGGGCAACGAGCGGTACGTCGGGCGAACGGTCGACGAGCTGTTCCGTCTCGGAGCGCATGTCATTTACGGACCGGGATCGATTACGGGCGTTCACGTCTCCGGCCACGGCAGCCAAGAAGAACTGAAGCTCATGCTCAACATGATGAAGCCGAAGTACTTCATTCCGATTCACGGCGAATACCGGATGCTGAAACAGCACGCGAATTTGGCGACGACCGTCGGAGTAGAGCGCGAGAACATTTTCCTGCTCGACATCGGCGACACGGTCGAAATCCAGAACGGGGTGGCGCGGCGCGGAAGCAAGGTGCCGGCCGGCAACGTGCTGATCGACGGCCTCGGCGTCGGCGACGTCGGCAACATCGTGCTTCGCGACAGAAAGCTGCTCTCGCAGGACGGCATCCTCGTCGTCGTCGTGACGCTCAGCAAGCAGGAAGGCAAGATCATCTCCGGGCCGGACATTATTTCCCGCGGCTTCGTCTACGTGCGCGAATCCGAAGGATTGCTCGAAGAAGCGAACAAAATCGTATCCAACACGCTCGCTCGCCTGATGGGCGAGAACGTGAACGAATGGGCGTCGCTCAAGACGCAGGTCAGAGACGCCCTTGGACGATTCTTATATGAACAAACCAGAAGAAGACCGATGATTTTGCCGATCATCATGGAAGTGTAACGAGCGTTTCACCGCCGTTCTTGTCACCAAGCGGGCGCCTTGTCTCCACGAGACGAGGCGTTCGCTTTTTTCGTTTGCATAGTTTTCCGGCCGCTCCTTCATACTATGACGGATCGCTTCCATATACGGAATGGAGGGCTTACAGCATGGATCGGTACGAAACGTACGAAAGCAAATCGAAAGCGGAGCAGCCGGAGCCGTTCGGGGAACGGAAAAGCGCCGTCGCCGAAAACATCGTCACGCTGGGCAATCCGAATCCGCCGACGACCGAGCAGTCGAACATTTACACGATGACGATCATCGGCCAGGTCGAAGGGCATGTCGTCCTGCCGCCGCAAAACAAAACGACGAAGTACGAGCATCTCATCCCGCAGCTCGTCGCCGCGGAGCAGAACT
Coding sequences:
- the dapG gene encoding aspartate kinase gives rise to the protein MRILVQKFGGTSLSTPEAREHAIKHIERALAEQYALVVVVSAMGRRGEPYATDSLLGLIDANGGVLGARERDLLMACGETISAATLCAMLQSRGLEATALTGAQAGIATTEEFGNARISDIRTDRLLSILKEGKIAVVTGFQGAAPNGDVTTLGRGGSDTSATALGAALRAEFVDIFTDVEGVLTADPRIVGDAKPLDRVSYIEICNMAHNGAKVIHPRAVEIAMEADIPVRIRSTFSDHPGTLVAGQSVLRGVGPVRDRLITGIAHSTNVSQIQVFAEEGRYDLQLRVFKTMADNGISVDLINVTPSGVAYTVNAAEADWAVELLGALGLAPKVVKDCTKVSVIGGGMNGVPGVMAKIVEALTEQDVGILQSADSNATIWVLVRAADTVKAVNALHRKFQLHEPISN
- a CDS encoding ribonuclease J, which translates into the protein MSKKNIDKVTIFALGGVGEIGKNMYVVQYANDIIVIDAGLKFPEEDMLGIDVVIPDISYLTENRDKVRAILVTHGHEDHIGGLPYVLKHLNVPVYGTKLTLGLIEAKLKEANLLGETKRMLINADSIVRFGQITASFFRTNHSIPDSVGIALETPEGVVVHTGDFKFDFTPVNNQYADLHRMAEIGSKGVLCLLSESTNAERSGFTPSEKTVGDELVEVFRRAKQRVVVATFASNIHRLQQVFEAAMLTNRKVTVIGRSMVNVVAIAHELGYLDIPDGMLIEPEEVNKLPADEVVILSTGSQGEPMSALTRMARSNHKKLDILPGDTVIIAATPIPGNERYVGRTVDELFRLGAHVIYGPGSITGVHVSGHGSQEELKLMLNMMKPKYFIPIHGEYRMLKQHANLATTVGVERENIFLLDIGDTVEIQNGVARRGSKVPAGNVLIDGLGVGDVGNIVLRDRKLLSQDGILVVVVTLSKQEGKIISGPDIISRGFVYVRESEGLLEEANKIVSNTLARLMGENVNEWASLKTQVRDALGRFLYEQTRRRPMILPIIMEV
- the dapA gene encoding 4-hydroxy-tetrahydrodipicolinate synthase — protein: MDFGRLLTAMVTPFDDQLQIDWERTARLIDYLIDTQRSDGLVIAGTTGESPTLSDEEKLELFRFAVKQANGRAKIIAGTGSNDTAHSIHLSKEAENIGVDGIMLVSPYYSRTSQDGLLAHFRAVAAEVSLPIMIYNIPSRTGVNIEAKTMLALAETPNIVAVKESSGDLDQMSAILAGAPSGFYLYSGDDSLTLPVLGIGGHGIVSVTSHLVGRQMKDMIDAYVEGRPADAAKLHLQLSPMFKGMFIGPKTRMVNPVPVKYALKRKGIDCGGVRLPLVEATLEEAAFIDALVDAYE